A stretch of Schistocerca cancellata isolate TAMUIC-IGC-003103 chromosome 3, iqSchCanc2.1, whole genome shotgun sequence DNA encodes these proteins:
- the LOC126176091 gene encoding zinc finger protein 221-like: protein MLMTSWLKADIIVASMQEFSGGCAQQVVETAVGDDCNGFRCKICGKQYKWSQSLRRHQQLECGKEPQYSCGLCSYRSKQKAHLKRHLQLIHRAAVILNRRQNYLSDLIIYSDFTIKQVQHELVTAVDVQRNGYRCDVCGKRYNWPESLRRHQKFECGKEPQYFCSLCPYRCKQKGNLKRHILSIHTSASFPSY, encoded by the exons aTGTTGATGacatcatggctaaaagcagatatTATTGTGGCATCAATGCAAG aatttagtGGTGGATGTGCACAGCAGGTTGTAGAAACAGCTGTTGGAGATGACTGTAATGGCTTCAGGTGTAAAATATGTGGCAAGCAGTACAAATGGTCTCAGAGTCTGAGAAGACATCAGCAGTTAGAATGTGGCAAGGAGCCACAGTATTCCTGTGGGTTGTGTTCATATCGCAGCAAGCAGAAGGCGCATCTGAAAAGACATCTTCAGTTGATTCATCGAGCTGCAGTTATTTTAAACAGGAGACAAAATTATTTAAGTGATTTAATAATATA TTCAGACTTCACTATAAAGCAAGTACAACATGAACTGGTAACGGCAGTGGATGTGCAGCGCAATGGCTACAGATGTGATGTATGTGGTAAGCGATATAACTGGCCAGAAAGTCTGAGGCGACACCAAAAGTTTGAATGTGGTAAGGAACCCCAATATTTCTGTTCACTGTGTCCATATCGATGCAAACAGAAAGGAAATTTGAAAAGACACATTTTAAGCATTCATACGAGTGCCAGCTTTCCTAGCTACTAG